One Leopardus geoffroyi isolate Oge1 chromosome C1, O.geoffroyi_Oge1_pat1.0, whole genome shotgun sequence DNA segment encodes these proteins:
- the USP1 gene encoding ubiquitin carboxyl-terminal hydrolase 1 isoform X2 translates to MPGVIPSESNGLSKGSPSKKNRLSLKFFQKKETKRALDFTDSQENEEKASEYRGSEIDQVVPAAQSSPINCEKRENLLPFVGLNNLGNTCYLNSILQVLYFCPGFKSGVKHLFNIISRKKEALKDEANQKDKGNCKEDSLASYELICSLQSLIISVEQLQASFLLNPEKYTDELATQPRRLLNTLRELNPMYEGYLQHDAQEVLQCILGNIQETCQLLKKEEVKNVVELSTKVEEKPHQKEEMSGINTTEMDSMRHSEDYKEKLTKGNGKRKNDIEFGNIKKKIKASKEHQSLEENQRQTRSKRKATGAEQIGFELVEKLFQGQLVLRTRCLECESLTERREDFQDISVPVQEDELSKVEESSEISPEPKTEMKTLRWAISQFASVERIVGEDKYFCENCHHYTEAERSLLFDKMPEVITIHLKCFAASGLEFDCYGGGLSKINTPLLTPLKLSLEEWSTKPTNDSYGLFAVVMHSGITISSGHYTASVKVTDLNSLELDKGNFVIDQMCEIGKPEPLNEEEARDVVENYDEEMSIRVSGNTQPSKVLNKKNVEAIGLLGGQKSKADYELYNKASNPDKVANTAFAENRNSETNSTNGTHEFDTNKESSDQTGLNFSGFENKISYVVQSLKEYEGKWLLFDDSEVKVTEEKDFLNSLSPSTSPTSTPYLLFYKKL, encoded by the exons ATGCCTGGTGTCATACCTAGTGAAAGTAATGGGCTTTCAAAAGGTAGCCCAtccaaaaaaaatagactttcctTGAAGttttttcagaaaaaggaaactaagagAGCCTTGGATTTCACAGATtctcaagaaaatgaagaaaaggcttCTGAATATAGAGGATCTGAAAT TGATCAAGTTGTTCCTGCAGCACAGTCCTCACCTATAAActgtgagaagagagaaaacttgTTACCATTTGTGGGACTGAATAATCTCGGCAATACTTGTTATCTTAACAGTATACTTCAG GTATTATATTTTTGTCCTGGTTTTAAATCTGGAGTGAAGCActtatttaacattatttcaaggaagaaagaagccCTGAAAGATGAAGCCAATCAAAAAgataag GGAAATTGTAAAGAAGATTCTTTGGCAAGTTATGAACTCATATGCAGTTTACAGTCCTTGATCATTTCAGTTGAACAGCTTCAGGCTAGCTTTCTCTTAAATCCAGAGAAATACACTGATGAACTTGCTACTCAGCCAAGGCGACTGCTTAACACACTCAG ggAACTCAACCCTATGTATGAAGGATATCTACAGCATGATGCACAGGAAGTATTACAGTGTATTTTGGGAAACATTCAAGAAACATGCCAACtcctaaaaaaagaagaagtaaaaaatgtGGTAGAATTATCTACTAAGGTAGAAGAAAAACCTCATCAGAAGGAGGAAATGAGTGGTATTAACACCACAGAGATGGACAGTATGAGGCATTCTGAAGACTATAAAGAAAAACTCacaaaaggaaatgggaaaagaaaaaatgacattgaatttggtaacataaagaaaaaaattaaagcctctAAGGAACACCAGTCACTGGAAGAGAACCAGAGACAAACCAGATCAAAAAGGAAAGCTACAG gTGCAGAGCAAATTGGTTTTGAGCTAGTAGAGAAATTATTTCAAGGTCAGCTGGTATTAAGGACTCGTTGCTTAGAATGTGAAAGTttaacagaaagaagagaagatttTCAGGACATCAGTGTGCCAGTACAAGAAGATGAGCTTTCCAAAGTAGAGGAGAGTTCTGAAA TTTCTCCAGAgccaaaaacagaaatgaagaccCTGAGATGGGCAATTTCACAGTTTGCTTCAGTGGAGAGGATTGTAGGAGAAGataaatatttctgtgaaaattgcCATCATTATACTGAAGCCGAACGAAGTCTTTTGTTTGACAAAATGCCTGAAGTTATAACTATTCATTTGAAGTGCTTTGCTGCTAGTGGCTTGGA gtTTGATTGCTATGGTGGTGGACTTTCCAAGATCAACACTCCTTTACTGACACCTCTTAAACTGTCACTAGAAGAATGGAGCACAAAGCCAACCAACGACAGCTATGGGTTATTTGCAGTTGTGATGCACAGTGGCATTACCATCAGTAGTGGGCATTACACTGCTTCTGTTAAAGTCACTGACCTTAACAGTTTAGAACTAGATAAGGGAAATTTTGTGATTGACCAAATGTGTGAAATAGGTAAACCAGAACCATTGAATGAGGAGGAAGCAAGGGATGTGGTTGAAAATTATGATGAAGAAATGTCAATTAGAGTCAGTGGAAATACACAGCCAAGCAAAGTTCTGaacaaaaaaaatgtagaagCTATTGGACTTCTTGGAGGACAAAAGAGCAAAGCAGATTATGAGCTATACAACAAAGCATCTAATCCTGATAAAGTTGCCAATACAGCATTTGCTGAAAACAGAAATTCTGAGACTAACAGTACTAATGGGACTCATGAATTTGATACAAACAAGGAATCCAGTGACCAAACAGGCCTTAACTTTAGTGGATTTGAGAACAAAATTTCATATGTAGTGCAAAGTTTAAAGGAGTATGAGGGAAAGTGGTTACTTTTTGATGATTCTGAAGTGAAAGTTACTGAAGAGAAGGACTttctgaattctctttctccttctacaTCTCCTACATCTACTCCTTACTTgctattttataagaaattatag
- the USP1 gene encoding ubiquitin carboxyl-terminal hydrolase 1 isoform X1, translating to MPGVIPSESNGLSKGSPSKKNRLSLKFFQKKETKRALDFTDSQENEEKASEYRGSEIDQVVPAAQSSPINCEKRENLLPFVGLNNLGNTCYLNSILQVLYFCPGFKSGVKHLFNIISRKKEALKDEANQKDKGNCKEDSLASYELICSLQSLIISVEQLQASFLLNPEKYTDELATQPRRLLNTLRELNPMYEGYLQHDAQEVLQCILGNIQETCQLLKKEEVKNVVELSTKVEEKPHQKEEMSGINTTEMDSMRHSEDYKEKLTKGNGKRKNDIEFGNIKKKIKASKEHQSLEENQRQTRSKRKATGDTLEIPSKIIPKYVSENESSRPSQKKSRVKINWLKPATKQPSILSKFCSLGKITTNQGSKGQSKENEYDLEEDLGKCENESTTNGCELESPGNNVKSVNVNEVKPINKGAEQIGFELVEKLFQGQLVLRTRCLECESLTERREDFQDISVPVQEDELSKVEESSEISPEPKTEMKTLRWAISQFASVERIVGEDKYFCENCHHYTEAERSLLFDKMPEVITIHLKCFAASGLEFDCYGGGLSKINTPLLTPLKLSLEEWSTKPTNDSYGLFAVVMHSGITISSGHYTASVKVTDLNSLELDKGNFVIDQMCEIGKPEPLNEEEARDVVENYDEEMSIRVSGNTQPSKVLNKKNVEAIGLLGGQKSKADYELYNKASNPDKVANTAFAENRNSETNSTNGTHEFDTNKESSDQTGLNFSGFENKISYVVQSLKEYEGKWLLFDDSEVKVTEEKDFLNSLSPSTSPTSTPYLLFYKKL from the exons ATGCCTGGTGTCATACCTAGTGAAAGTAATGGGCTTTCAAAAGGTAGCCCAtccaaaaaaaatagactttcctTGAAGttttttcagaaaaaggaaactaagagAGCCTTGGATTTCACAGATtctcaagaaaatgaagaaaaggcttCTGAATATAGAGGATCTGAAAT TGATCAAGTTGTTCCTGCAGCACAGTCCTCACCTATAAActgtgagaagagagaaaacttgTTACCATTTGTGGGACTGAATAATCTCGGCAATACTTGTTATCTTAACAGTATACTTCAG GTATTATATTTTTGTCCTGGTTTTAAATCTGGAGTGAAGCActtatttaacattatttcaaggaagaaagaagccCTGAAAGATGAAGCCAATCAAAAAgataag GGAAATTGTAAAGAAGATTCTTTGGCAAGTTATGAACTCATATGCAGTTTACAGTCCTTGATCATTTCAGTTGAACAGCTTCAGGCTAGCTTTCTCTTAAATCCAGAGAAATACACTGATGAACTTGCTACTCAGCCAAGGCGACTGCTTAACACACTCAG ggAACTCAACCCTATGTATGAAGGATATCTACAGCATGATGCACAGGAAGTATTACAGTGTATTTTGGGAAACATTCAAGAAACATGCCAACtcctaaaaaaagaagaagtaaaaaatgtGGTAGAATTATCTACTAAGGTAGAAGAAAAACCTCATCAGAAGGAGGAAATGAGTGGTATTAACACCACAGAGATGGACAGTATGAGGCATTCTGAAGACTATAAAGAAAAACTCacaaaaggaaatgggaaaagaaaaaatgacattgaatttggtaacataaagaaaaaaattaaagcctctAAGGAACACCAGTCACTGGAAGAGAACCAGAGACAAACCAGATCAAAAAGGAAAGCTACAGGTGATACATTAGAGATTCCTTCTAAAATAATCCCCAAGTatgtttctgaaaatgaaagtTCAAGACCCTcacaaaagaaatcaagagttaaaatAAATTGGTTAAAGCCTGCAACTAAGCAACCCAGCATTCTTTCTAAATTCTGTAGTCTggggaaaataacaacaaaccaGGGATCCAAAGGACAGtcgaaagaaaatgaatatgatcTTGAAGAGGACTTGGGGAAgtgtgaaaatgaaagcacaactaATGGTTGTGAACTTGAATCTCCAGGGAATAATGTTAAGTCCGTTAATGTTAATGAAGTTAAGCCCATAAACAAAG gTGCAGAGCAAATTGGTTTTGAGCTAGTAGAGAAATTATTTCAAGGTCAGCTGGTATTAAGGACTCGTTGCTTAGAATGTGAAAGTttaacagaaagaagagaagatttTCAGGACATCAGTGTGCCAGTACAAGAAGATGAGCTTTCCAAAGTAGAGGAGAGTTCTGAAA TTTCTCCAGAgccaaaaacagaaatgaagaccCTGAGATGGGCAATTTCACAGTTTGCTTCAGTGGAGAGGATTGTAGGAGAAGataaatatttctgtgaaaattgcCATCATTATACTGAAGCCGAACGAAGTCTTTTGTTTGACAAAATGCCTGAAGTTATAACTATTCATTTGAAGTGCTTTGCTGCTAGTGGCTTGGA gtTTGATTGCTATGGTGGTGGACTTTCCAAGATCAACACTCCTTTACTGACACCTCTTAAACTGTCACTAGAAGAATGGAGCACAAAGCCAACCAACGACAGCTATGGGTTATTTGCAGTTGTGATGCACAGTGGCATTACCATCAGTAGTGGGCATTACACTGCTTCTGTTAAAGTCACTGACCTTAACAGTTTAGAACTAGATAAGGGAAATTTTGTGATTGACCAAATGTGTGAAATAGGTAAACCAGAACCATTGAATGAGGAGGAAGCAAGGGATGTGGTTGAAAATTATGATGAAGAAATGTCAATTAGAGTCAGTGGAAATACACAGCCAAGCAAAGTTCTGaacaaaaaaaatgtagaagCTATTGGACTTCTTGGAGGACAAAAGAGCAAAGCAGATTATGAGCTATACAACAAAGCATCTAATCCTGATAAAGTTGCCAATACAGCATTTGCTGAAAACAGAAATTCTGAGACTAACAGTACTAATGGGACTCATGAATTTGATACAAACAAGGAATCCAGTGACCAAACAGGCCTTAACTTTAGTGGATTTGAGAACAAAATTTCATATGTAGTGCAAAGTTTAAAGGAGTATGAGGGAAAGTGGTTACTTTTTGATGATTCTGAAGTGAAAGTTACTGAAGAGAAGGACTttctgaattctctttctccttctacaTCTCCTACATCTACTCCTTACTTgctattttataagaaattatag